The following nucleotide sequence is from Pseudarthrobacter psychrotolerans.
GCCGAGGGCGAGCGCTTCTGGGTCAAGTACCACTTCCAGTCCAACCAGGGCGTCAAGACCATGTCCGGTGACCAGGCTGAAGAGCTGGCCGGCTCGGACGCGGACTTCTACATCCGCGACCTGCAGGACAACATTGCCGAGGGCAACTTCCCGTCCTGGGAACTGCACGTCCAGGTCATGCCGTACGAAGACGCCAAGACCTACCGCTTCAACCCGTTCGACCTCACCAAGGTGTGGGCGCACTCGGACTACCCGCTGATCCACGTGGGCACCATGGAGCTGAATAAGAACCCGGAGAACTACTTCGCGCAGATCGAGCAGGCCACCTTCGCGCCGTCGAACTTCGTGCCGGGCATCGCAGCTTCGCCGGACAAGATGCTGCAGGCCCGCATCTTCTCCTACGCCGACGCACACCGCTACCGCGTGGGCACCAACCACGCGCAGATCCCGGTGAACCAGCCGAAGAACCAGGTCAACAACTACAGCCAGGACGGCGCCGGGCGCTACCACTTCAACGCCCCGTCCGTCCCGGTGTACGCCCCGAACTCCTTCAACGGCCCCGCTGCCGTTGAGCCGGCTTCCCCGGCCGGCGGCTGGGAGAACGACGGCGAGCTCACGCTCTCCGCACACTCGCTGCACGCCGAGGACGGCGACTTCGTCCAGGCCGGCACGCTGTACCGCGAGGTGTTCGACGACGGCGCCAAGGCCCGTCTGCTGGACACCATCACCGGTGCTGTGGGCGGCGTGAAGAACGCCGAGATCAAGGAACGTGCCATCCAGTACTGGACCAACGTGGACGACGAACTCGGCGCCAAGCTGCGCGCCAACCTGGGTGCGGGCTCCACTGACTCCAACGCCGAGGCTGCCAACAAGATCGGCTAACCAGCTCCAGACAAAAGAAGACCCCGCCATGGAATTCCGTGGCGGGGTCTTTTTTGTTGTGCTGTAAGTGGCTAGGCGACGTCGGCATCAGAGGGCGCCGCCGTCGTCGGGCCCGCCGCGGAGGTGCCTGCCGCAGCAGTCGATCCTGCCGCCGCGGGCCGATGACCCTTCTTGGCAAGCTGGATCTGCTCGTACACGTGGTGGCGGAGCTCGGTGAAGCGCGGCAGAGACCTGGTGTTGAGCTGGTCCCGGTCGTCTGGGAGGTCGATCACGATGTCCTCCTGGATGACTGTCGGAGAGGACGACAGGATGATGACGCGTTCGCCGAGGTAGATGGATTCGTCGATGTCGTGGGTAACGAAGAGCACGGTCACGCCGAGCTTCTTCCAGACCACCCGGATCAAGTCCTCCAGATCCGCCCGGGTCTGTGCGTCCACGGCCGCGAAGGGTTCGTCCATCAGCAGGACCTCGGGCTGATAGGCGATGGCGCGGGCAATCGCCACGCGCTGCTGCATGCCGCCGGAGAGCTGCCAGGGGTAGGAGCGCGGAACGTGGGACAGGCCCACGGCCTCCAGGGCTTCGTCCACGAGCCTGTCGCGTTCAGCCTTCGGCACGCCCTGGTTCTTCAGCGGCAGATCAACGTTTTCCCGGACCCGCATCCAGGGGAACAGCGACCGGCCGTATTCCTGGAACACCACGGCCATCTTCTTCGGCGGTCCGGACACGCGTTTGCCGTCGAGGAGCACCTCTCCCTCGGTGGGGCCATCAACCCGGAGATGCACTTGAGGAGTGTCGTCTTGCCCGAGCCGGAGGGACCCACGAGGCAGGCCAGCTCGCCGGCGCGAAGATCGAAGGTGAGGTTACGCACAGCTTCGATGTCCCCGCCGTCGGTCTGGTACACCTTCTTCAGGCCGCGGACCGAGAGCATCGCTTCTTGGGCCGGGCGGGTGGTGTCAGGCTGCATTTTCTACCTCTTTCTGGCCGTGGTACCAGCGCAGGATATTCCGCTCGGCCCACTGGAAGATGAACGACAGGCCCACGCCCAGCAGACCGAGCACCACGATGCCGGACCACATTTCCGGAATGGCGAAGGAGCGCTGGAACTGGACGATGGTGAAGCCAAGCCCCGAGGACGAGGCGAACATCTCGGAGATGACCATCAGGATCAGCCCCAGGGACAATGACTGGCGCACGCCGGCCATGATCTGCGGGCTGGCCGAAGGCAGCACCAGATACCTGATCCGGGCCCAGCCGTCGATGCCGTAGGTGTGGGCCGAGTCCGAGAGGACCCCGTCCACGGCGCGGACCCCTTCGATGGTGTTCAGCAGCACCGGCCAGACGCAGCCAGAGATGATGACCGCCACCTTCATGGAGTCCGTGATGCCCATCAGCAGGATCAGGACCGGGACCAGGACGGGCGGCGGGATGGCGCGGAAGAACTCCAGCACCGGTTCCAGCAGGGCACGGAGCCATCTGACCGAGCCGATCAGGACACCGCCGACGACGCCGATCACGATCGCCGCAGCGACGCCCACCACCAGCCTGCCGATGCTGGGCAGCACGTCGGAGAAGAAGCGGGGACCGAACCAGACCTCACCGAATTTCCCGACCAGGGTGGCCGGGGTGGGGACAAAGAAGTTGACCGCCCCGAGGGTCGAGGCCCACCAGAGTAGGACCAGCAGGACGGGCAGTGCCAGTAGGTAGCCGAGGGTTGTCAGGGCTTTCATACGATCACCTCGGAACGGACGGAGGAATGCCAGGACAGGGTCTTCTTCTCGATGAAGCGCATCAGGGCGTTGATCAGCACGCCGATCAGGCCGGTGGCCAGCACGAGGGCATACATGCCGGAGATGGCGCCGCCGGACTGGGCAAGGGCGATTTCCCGGCCGAGGCCAGGCGAGCCGATCACCAGTTCCGCCGTGATGGCCAGGACCAGTGCCACGGTGGCGGCCAGCCGGACGCCGGTCATCAGGTAGGGCAGGGCGGTGGGGAAAACGACGTAGCGGATCCGAGCCATCCGGCCCAGGCCGTATGTCTTCGCGGTATTGTTGGCCACCATGTCGACGTCGGCCACACCATAGAGCACTTGGATCAGGACCTGCCAGAAGGCAGCGTAGGTGATCAGCATGAGGGACGACTCAATCTTCACGCCGAAGAGCAGCACCGCCAGTGGGATCAGGGCCACCGAAGGGATGGGCCGCAGGAACTCCACCGTGGAGTTGGTCGCTTTCCGCAGGAAGTCACTGGAGCCGATGACGAAACCCAGCAGCACGGCCAGGGCGACGGCAATGACGAGTCCCAGGAACCAGGCCGTCATGGTTTCGCCGACAGAGATCCAGAATGCGGTCAGGCCGAAGTCCCGGGCCAGCGCCACAATGACCTCGCTGGCCGGCGGGAGGAAGCGTTCATTGATGATGCCGAGGCGGGGAATGAGCTCCCACGTAGCAAGGAAACCCACGATTCCGGCCAGGCCGAGCAACTGTTTTACCGGCAGCCTGCGGACAGACCGGCGGCCCCGCCCCACACTGGGGACGGGACCTCCGGAAGCTATTGCGTCTGAACTCACGGGAGGAGGTCGCCGGCGTTCGGAGCCTTGGTCAGCGTGCCGTACTTGGCGGCGGCGTCACCGAGCGTCTTGAAGGCGTCCTTGTTGAATTCGACGCGGTAGCGCGGCAGGATCATCTTGGCGCGGGTGGCGTCGTCGATCTTGGTGTAGGTGCCCACGATGTCGCGGACCTCCTGTGGGTGCTCCTGGGCATACTCAAGGGACTTGTTCATGGCGCGGGTGAACTTCGCCGTCAGCTCGGCCTTGCCCTTGATGGTGTCCGCCTTGGTGAAATAGCCGGCGATGTCCAGCTCCGGGCTCATCTCGACGAAGTTCGAGGAGACGATTGTGCCACCTTCGGCCACAGCCTTGGAAAGGAAGGGTTCCAGGATCCACGCTGCGTCCACCTGCTTGTTGGCTAGGGCCGCCGGGGCGTCCGGGAAGGCCACCTCAACAAACTTCACGCTGTTCGGATCGCCGCCGTCCTTTTCGATGACCGACTTTATGGTGGTGTCGCCGATATTGGAGAGGTTGTTCACCGAGACGGTCTTGCCGGCGAGGTCCCTCGCGGACTGGACACTCGACCCGGCCGGGACGACGACACCGCCGACATCGTTCCCCTTCTTACCGGTGGTAGATACTCCGTTGGCGACGAACTTTAGGTCGAGACCCTTGTCCTTGGCAACCATGACCGAAATCAGGTTGGAGAACGCGAAGTCGAAGCTGCCGCTGACCACACCCGGGACAATTGCCGCGCCGCCGGTGGCTGTCTGGATGTCCAACTCGAGGCCCTCATCCTTGAAGAACCCCACCTTGCTGCCCAGGTAGATCGGTGCGCAGTCCACGATCGGGATGACCCCCACACTTACCTTGGTCAGCTCTCCGCTCCCGGCTCCACCGGCGGGGCGGATCCAGTGCCGGTAGAACTCGGCGAACCGGACCCGCAGGCTGACAAGCCGAGGACCGATGCTGCGGCAAGCACGGCGATAACACTACGACGCTTCATGTTCACTCCTTTGTGAAGTGGCATGGGAGTGTGACGCCGCCCACGCCCAGCTTGTTCGGTGTCCGAACAAACTTTCGAATTAAGTCTGGTTCAGAGGACGCCTGTGGTCAACCGGATCTGGCCATTGTTATCCTCCCGGTACGCGCGTACCGGATCGGGGAGGGACGGGCGTACCGCGCCATAGGAGGCTGGTGTCCACGCTTTCCACATAGGCGCCTGCCACTCTGGCCGGGGCTACCGGCGGCCCCTAGGATCACTGCATGAGTACATTCCAGGGCATCCCTGCAGGGGCATTCGCGTTCTATGCCGAACTTGAGCACAACAACAACCGGGAGTGGTGGCTGGAGCACAAGGACAGCTACAACACCCTGGTGCGGGAACCGGTCACCGAGCTGCTGGCCGAACTTGAGCCGCGGTTCGGGCCGGGCAAGATCTTCCGACCCAACCGGGACATCAGGTTCTCCCAGGACAAGTCGCCTTACAAGACTGCGCAGGGAGCGTTCGCATCGGGCCAGGAAGGCGTGGGGTATTACGTTCAGGTGAGCGCCGAGGGGCTGCTGGTGGGCGGCGGCTGCCACACCAGTACGCCGGCCCAGCTGGCCCGCTTCCGGAACTCCGTGGATGCGTCCGGGACCGGCGAATCGCTGCGGCACATCGTGGAGACCGTGGCTGCCGCAGGCTTTGCCGTGGAGGGCGAAAAACTCAAGACCGTGCCGCGGGGTTTCGACAAGGACCATCCCCGGGCGGAGCTGCTGAAGCACAAATCGCTGTCCGCCGGCATCGAGCTGGGCCAGCCGGAGTGGGTGGACTCACCGGCCGCGGCGCAGGAAATCGCGGCGCTGTGGGACCAGCTGCGGCCCCTGGTGGACTGGGTCGGCCGGCATGCGGCACCCTGACGCCGGAATTCCTGTAGATGGGATGACTCCCTATACGTGGGATAATTGGGGGCATGGAAGCTAATCCCGCAGGGGCCCGCACGCTGGAGCGCGGACTCAGCCTGCTAGACCACGTGGCTGCGGGCGCGCACCGGCTCGAAGACATCACCCTGGCCTCCGGCCTCAGCCGCTCGGCGACCCACCGCATGCTGACCACACTGGTGGCAGGCAGGTATCTCAGCCAGCAGCCGGACCACAGCTACCATCTGGGCATCAAACTGCTGGAGCTGGGTACCAAGGCGGAGGCAAAGATCAGCCTCTCCGATGCCGTGCAGTCCATCCTCGCCGACATTGCTAAGACCACGCTGGACGCCACGCACCTGGGCATCCTCAGCGGTGACGATGTCCTGTACCTGGCCAAGGCCCGCGGGCATCGTGGCATTGAGATGGCATCCCGTCCCGGGGCCCGGCATAGGGCCCAGAACACCGCCATGGGCAAGGTGCTGCTGGCACAGCTCAGCAACGATGAGGCACTCAAGGCTTTCGACGCGGCAGCGATGGACACGCCGCGCTCCATCCAGGATGCCGGCTCTTTCCGGGCCATCCTGGACCGGATCCGGGCCAACGGCTATGCGCTGGACGACCAGGAGCATGAACTTGGCATCACCTGTGTTGCCATCGCTGTCCCTGATCTGCTGGGAAAGATCGCGGCGGCCATCTCCGTCGCAGCCCCCAGCGTCTACATGACGCCGGAACGGATCGAGTCACTCGTGGCGCTCCTCCAGGACGTGCAGCCGGAGCTCAGCCGCTGCCTGCCGCCGGGATTTGAAAGGGCCTGGATCTAACGCCCACGCGCCGATCCAGGCCCCTCCTGCCGCTCTTTTTCGGAAACAATTCCGCTACGGAATCAAGCCCCGCTCAGCGTGCCACCGGTTCCGTGGCGTCCAGCATGGCCAGCTCGTGCCTGCGCGGCATGCCTTCCCAGTCACCGGGCACCAGGCACCAGGCACCAGGCAGGCAAAGGCTCCCGTCCGGACCGCAGTCAGCAGCCGCTCCTGCGCCGAGGCGCCGGCCAACAGGTCAGAGATATAGCCGGCCACAAAGGCGTCGCCCGCCCCCACGGTGTCGATGGCGTTGACTCGGACGGCGTCCTGCACGTGTTCCGCTCCGTCGATCACGGCGGCACAGCCTGCCGCTCCCCGCTTGATGACCGTCTGGCTTGGCCCGAGGGCGGCGACCCTGCGGGCAAGCTCCAGTGAATCGTCGGACTTTCCTACCGCGATGGCGGCTTCATCGTCCCCGGCGAACACGATGTCTGTCTGGGCAATGAAGGTCCGGAAAACGTCACGGGCTTCGTCGGCGGACCACAGCGCGGCGCGGTAGTTAAGGTCGAACGAGACCAGGACGCCGGCCTCACGGGCAATGTCCAGCGCATATTGCGCCGCCCGGGCTGCCTCCGGCGAAAGCGCGGGCGTGATGCCTGTGAGGTGCAGCAGCCGGGCGTTGGCAATCCGTTCGGCAGGGATATCCTCCCGTGACAGCCGCGAGCCCGCGCTTCCGGCACGGTAGTACCAGACCTTGAGCTGGTCCATGGTGCGACGCTCTTTGATCATGAGGCCGGTGGGTGCCGACTCGTCCCGCAGGGGGTCAACCACGATTCCCTCGGCGGCGAGCTCACGCAGGACGAGTTCGCCGAGGCTGTCGTTGCCGACGCGTCCAACCCACGTCACCGAGGTGCCCAGGCGCCGCAGCGCGATGGCAAAGTTGCTCTCGGAGCCGCCCATGCCCAGGCTGAGCGAGGACACCTGGGCCAGCGGACCGGGCGTCTCGGCCTTCATCAGGCCCATTGTTTCACCGAGGGTCACGACGTCGGTGAAGGTCACCGTGCACCCCTCGCCTGGACGGCGTCCGCCACCAGGGAACTGAGCTGCCGGGCGCGGGCGGTGAGGGCGGCGAGGTCGCCGCCGGAGAACGCATCACGGAGCAGCGGTCCGCCCAGGCTGACCGCAAGCGCCCCTGCCGCGATCCAGTCAGCGGCGTCATCGATGCCGATGCCGCCGGACGGAATGACCCGCATGTCCGGGAAGGGCCCCCGCAATTGCCCAATGTAGCCCGGGCCGACGGTGGAGGCGGGGAACAGCTTCACGGCCGTTGCCCCCGCCTGCATGCCGGTCAGCAGCTCGGTGGGCGTTAGCCCGCCGGGGAACACCGGAACGCCGGCCGCGACCGCAGGGCGGATCACGTCTGTCACCATGGCGGGCGTCACGAGGTAGTCCGCGCCGCCGTCGAGCGCCTGCGCAGCCTGGTCACCGGAGGTGACGGTGCCGACGCCGATTTCGGCGTCGGCGCCGAGCTGCCGTTTGATGTCGGGCAGGAGGTCGAACACACCGTCGGTGCTGAGGGTCAGTTCGATGGACCGGACGCCGCCCCTGACGAGGGCGTCGATGACCGGCGCGTATTCCCGGGCATGCCGGGCGCGGAGGACGGCCACCACGGGGTTGGCCTGCAGGATGGCGGAAACGGGAGGGCTCTGGAGACCGCTCATCGGGCCAGCCACCCGCCGTCGACCGGCAGTACTACGCCGTGGATGTAGTCCGCGGCCGGGGAGGCCAGGAACACCACGGCCCCGGCGAGGTCGCCGCCGGTGCCCCAGCGTGCCGCCGGGATCCGCACCGAAATCTGTTCGCTGCGCTGGGCGTCTGCCAGCAGCGCCTCGTTCATGTCAGTGGCGATGTAGCCCGGCGCAACCGCATTGACGTTCACGCCGCGCGGCGCCCACTCGTTGCACATCGCCTTGGTCAGCTGTGCCACGGCACCCTTCGACGCGGCGTAGGCCGGAACCCGCAGGCCGCCCTGGAACGTGAGGAGGGAGGCCATGTTGATGATCTTCCCGCCACCGCGTTCCACCATCGGGGCGCCGAAGCCCTGGCACAGCTGGAACACCGCGCGGGTGTTGATGGCCATCACGCGGTCGAAGTCGGACAGCGGGAACTCCGTTGCGTTGTGCCGGATCTGGGTTCCGGCGTTGTTGACCAGGATGTCGATCCGGTGTCCCGCGAGGGTTTCCGCCGTGGCCGCGGCCACGGATTCTTCGCTGGCCAGGTCCACGTGGACGGCGGCGGCGCTGACATGCGCCTTTTCCGCAGCGGCTGCCAGTTCCGGGGCCAAGGGGCCGCGCTGGAGTGCCACAATGCCGGCGCCGGCGTTGACCAGCCCGAGGGCAATGCCCAGGCCGATCCCGCGGGAGGCACCGGTTACGGCTGCGGTTTTGCCGCTGAGGTCAAACGGCGATTTCTCTGCTGTGTGGTTCATGAGCTTTCCTGGGTTGTCGCGGCGGGCGCCGCGGCTGGACTGACAAAGACTTTGAGGACGCGTCCGGACGCCATCGCCTGGTCAAAGGCCTGGCGGGTGTCCTCGAGGGCGAACACCTGGGTGGGAATGCGGTCCAGCCCCAGTTCACGGCTTTCGATGAGTTCCACCGCGCGTTCCACGGCCGCCCGGGTGTAGACCCGGACGCCCACCACGGTGTTCTCGGCGAACGTCAGGGCTTGGAGGTCGAGTTCGACGGGTTTTTTGTAGACGCCCACCAGGACGATGGTGCCGCGTACGCGGACAGCCCGGGGCAGCATCGCGGCGACCGAGGGGTGGGCGGCGGAGTCGAAGGCGATGTCCGCGCCGTCCCCGCCGGTGGCGGCAAGGATGGCCTGGATGGGGTCCTCCCCGGGTGCCACGGTGGCGAACCCGAGTTCTTCGGCCACCTGGCGGCGGGCCTCGGAGGGTTCCGAGATGAGGACGCTGCCGGCTCCCTGGTGCCGTGCCACCAGGGCTGTCAGGATGCCGATGGGGCCGGCGCCGAAGATCACCACCCGTTCGCCGCCGGTCAGGCCTGCCCGGGATACGGCGTGGACGGCGACGGCGAGGGGTTCGGCGAGGGCCGCCTCCTGGAGGGGCACCGAGTTGCTGACCGGGATGAGCGTGGAGGCAGGCAGGGCCACGTATTCGGCGAGGGAGCCGGCGACGTCGATCCCGTACAGTTTCAGCGCCCGGCAGACATGGGTGTCTCCGCCGCTGCACGGGTGGCATTCACCGCAGTGGATGAGGGGCTCCACGGTGACCCGGGTGCCCGCTGCCGGGCCGGTCTCCGCCGCGACCTCCACAATGCCGGTGATCTCATGGCCCATGACCAGGGGAGCTTCGGCGCGGGGGTGCGTTCCGTGCAGGATGGAAAAATCGGAGCCGCACAGTCCGGTCATTTCCGTCCGGACCAGGGCCCAGCCTGCGGGGATTTCCGGCACGGGCAGCTGCCGCGGCTCAATGGTGTCCGGCGCCGTCCACACGGCGGCGCGCATGGTGCTGTTCAGGAGTGCGGCGCTCATACCAGCACTCCTGCGTTCATCACGTTGCGCGGCATGCGTCCGGCGCATACCTCGAGGACGTTTTCGATGGTGCGGCGTTTCAGTTCCGCATAGGATTCCTCGCTGTACCAGGCGGCGTGCGGTGTGAGCACGGCGTTTTCGCAGCCGATGAGGGGACTGGTCAGGGGCAGGGGTTCTTCTTCGAAGACGTCCAGGCCTGCGCCGTAGAGCTGGCCGCTGGCCAGGGCGTCGGCAACCGCGGCGGTGTCCACGACTCCCCCGCGGCACGTGTTGATCAGCACAGCGCCGCGTTTCATCTGCGCGAGCACGCCGGCGTTGATCAGGTGATGCGTGTGGGAGTTGAGCGGAACGTGGAGGGAGACCACGTCTGCGCGGGAAATCACTTCCTGAAACCCGACGACGGCGACTCCATCCGCCGTCGTCGTCCCGATTTCGGCGAGCGGGTCAGACCCGATCACCGTATAGCCCAGGCCCTTGGCCTTGCGCGCGGTGGCCGCGCCGATCAGGCCCAGGCCCACCACTCCGAAGACCCTGGTGGACATCCGGTGCAGGGGCTGGACCGGGAGCAGCGAGTGTTCCCCGCGACGCATGCCGCGGTCCAGCCGTGCGATTCCGCGGGCCAGGCTGACGGCCAGGGCAATGGCGTGGTCGCTGACATCCTCGGTGCCGTAGTCCGGCACGTTGCAGACGGCAACGCCGCGGGCGGTGGCCGCCTCGACGTCCAGGGTGTCCACGCCCACGCCGTACCGGCCGATCGCCTTCAGCTGCGGCAGGGCAGCGAGGACGCGGTCCGTGATGGGGGCGTACTGGACCACGATGGCGTCGGCGCCGGCAGCGGCCGCAATAACGTCCTCTTCAGTCCGGCACTGGGCAAGGACCAGCTCCACACCGGCGGCGCCGGCGACGGCCTCCTCGATGGCGATGGAGTCGTGGTCGCAGTCGGTGATGACGATGCGGGTGGGCGTGGCTGGCATTACTTGGCGTCCTCTTCTGTGAGCAGGTCACGATCGACGGTTTCGGGGGCTTTGATGGTGGTGACCAGGCTGATGCCCATCATGGCCATCATGTAGATGGCGACGGGGATCCAGGAGCCGCTGAACGCGGTGACCAGGGCCGAGCAGATGAGCGGGGCGATGCCGCCGCCGAAGACGGAGGAGAACTCCCGGCCGAGGGCGACGCCGGCGTAGCGGTAGCGGGAGCCGAAGAGCTCGGGGAAGTACGCTGCCTGGACGCCGACGGATCCCTGCGCGGCAAAGATGAAGCCGAGCACAATCACCAGCGAAATCAGGAACAGGTTTCCGGTGTTCAGCAACAGGAAGGCCGGGACGGGGAAGACAAACAGGAACGCCGTGATGATGAGGTACATCCGGCGGCGGCCGTAGCGGTCGGACAGGCTGCCGAAGGCGTAGGCCGAGACGCAGGCGAAGAGTGCGCCCACCAGCAGGACCTTGGGAATGAACGTCGCGTCAATCTTGAGCTGCGTGATCAGGTAGGAGCCCAGGAAGACCTGGAAGATGTACGAGTGCGCGTTGGCGCCCACGTTCATAAAGAAGACCCGGAACAGGCCCGCACGGCCGTTCTTGACGACGTCGGCCACGGGAGTGGCTCGGACGACGCCGGCGATCTCTTCCTTTTTTTCGTCGAAGACGGGTGATTCCTTCAGCTTGCGGCGGATCACGTAGGCGGCGATGGTGACGAAGATCGACGAGAAGAACACGAGCCGCCAGCCGTAGGCTTCCAGGGCTTCGCGGGGCATCATCTGCACCAGGATCCAGACGACGGCGCCCAGCGCGGTACCGGCGGCGGCACCCACAAAGACAAGCGAGGCATAGCGTCCGCGGCTGCCCTTGGGCGCAGTTTCGGCAACCAGGACCACGCCGCCCGCCTGTTCAGCGCCCGCGCCGAATCCCTGGAGGAAGCGGCAGGCAACCAGCAGCGTAGGGGCCCAGATGCCCGCCTGCTCGTAGGTGGGCAGCAGGCCGATGGCGAACGTGGCGATGCCCATCAGGAAGAGCGTGGCCACCAGCACCCACTTGCGTCCCAGCCGGTCACCGTACTTGGAGAAGAAGAGGCCGCCGAGGGGGCGTGCACCGAATCCGACGGCGTAGGCACCGAACGCGGCGATGATGCCGATGGCGGGGTCAATGTTCGGGAAGAAGATCTTGTTGAAGATGATCGCCGACGCGGTTCCGTAGATCACAAAGTCGTACTGCTCGAGTGCGGTGCCGATCAGGCCGGCCCATGCGGCCCTGCGGACCGGCGCTTTGTCGGTGGTCCCGGGGGACACTTCATTGCCTTCGGGGTCCAGGACCGCCGACTTACTGCGAACAACATCGTTCTCAGCCACAGTTCACCATTTCTCTTTGGTGCCGAAGCACGTTCCGATTATCGGGATGACATCCCGAAAACTTCAAGCACGACTATATAGGTCTTATCGGCCAGATCACAAAAGGCGGGTTAAACAGCAGAGGCACCCTGCCACCAAAGGGGTGGACGGGTGCCTCTGCCGTGTTTTGCAGCCTTGTCAGCTGCGGGCTTACCGGCGGGTGAGTGCCTCGTCGTCGGCGGCGGCATCACTGCCGGCGAGGCCGGCGTCCTTGCTGGAATCCGTGCTGGAATCCGTGGAGTCCGCAGCATTCACGGCAGACTTGGCCTCGGCGAACTTTTCGTTCAGGCGGGAGTGCCGCTGACCGTAGGCGAAGTAGATCACAACGCCGATGACCAGCCAGCCGGCGAAGAAGATCCACGTCTCCACGGCGAGGTTCGTCATCAGGTACAGGCACAGGACCGCGGAAACCACCGGGAGGACCTTGCCGAACGGGACGCGGAAGGACGGCTTCAGGTCCGGGCGCTTCTTGCGCAGCACCAGGATGCCCAGGCTCACCACCACAAACGCGGACAGCGTGCCGATGTTGATCATTTCTTCCAGCAGGTCAACGTTGGTCAGGCCGGCCACCAGTGCCACGGCGGCGCCGCAGATGATCTGGAGGCGGACCGGCGTCGAACGTTTTTCACTGGTCTTGGACAGCGCGCGGGGCAGCAAACCGTCGCGGCTCATGGCCAGCACCACGCGGGACAGTCCCATCAGCAGCACCATAATGACCGTGGTGAGGCCGATCAGGGAACCGAAGGCGATGACCTTGGCCGCGGTGGTGTTGCCAACGGCCTCGAACGCGGTGGTGAGGGTGGGCGTTTCTGCCGCCGCGAGGTCCGTGTAGGACACCATGCCGGTGAGCGCGAGGGACACCAGG
It contains:
- a CDS encoding alcohol dehydrogenase catalytic domain-containing protein, coding for MSAALLNSTMRAAVWTAPDTIEPRQLPVPEIPAGWALVRTEMTGLCGSDFSILHGTHPRAEAPLVMGHEITGIVEVAAETGPAAGTRVTVEPLIHCGECHPCSGGDTHVCRALKLYGIDVAGSLAEYVALPASTLIPVSNSVPLQEAALAEPLAVAVHAVSRAGLTGGERVVIFGAGPIGILTALVARHQGAGSVLISEPSEARRQVAEELGFATVAPGEDPIQAILAATGGDGADIAFDSAAHPSVAAMLPRAVRVRGTIVLVGVYKKPVELDLQALTFAENTVVGVRVYTRAAVERAVELIESRELGLDRIPTQVFALEDTRQAFDQAMASGRVLKVFVSPAAAPAATTQESS
- a CDS encoding C-terminal binding protein, with protein sequence MPATPTRIVITDCDHDSIAIEEAVAGAAGVELVLAQCRTEEDVIAAAAGADAIVVQYAPITDRVLAALPQLKAIGRYGVGVDTLDVEAATARGVAVCNVPDYGTEDVSDHAIALAVSLARGIARLDRGMRRGEHSLLPVQPLHRMSTRVFGVVGLGLIGAATARKAKGLGYTVIGSDPLAEIGTTTADGVAVVGFQEVISRADVVSLHVPLNSHTHHLINAGVLAQMKRGAVLINTCRGGVVDTAAVADALASGQLYGAGLDVFEEEPLPLTSPLIGCENAVLTPHAAWYSEESYAELKRRTIENVLEVCAGRMPRNVMNAGVLV
- a CDS encoding MFS transporter — encoded protein: MAENDVVRSKSAVLDPEGNEVSPGTTDKAPVRRAAWAGLIGTALEQYDFVIYGTASAIIFNKIFFPNIDPAIGIIAAFGAYAVGFGARPLGGLFFSKYGDRLGRKWVLVATLFLMGIATFAIGLLPTYEQAGIWAPTLLVACRFLQGFGAGAEQAGGVVLVAETAPKGSRGRYASLVFVGAAAGTALGAVVWILVQMMPREALEAYGWRLVFFSSIFVTIAAYVIRRKLKESPVFDEKKEEIAGVVRATPVADVVKNGRAGLFRVFFMNVGANAHSYIFQVFLGSYLITQLKIDATFIPKVLLVGALFACVSAYAFGSLSDRYGRRRMYLIITAFLFVFPVPAFLLLNTGNLFLISLVIVLGFIFAAQGSVGVQAAYFPELFGSRYRYAGVALGREFSSVFGGGIAPLICSALVTAFSGSWIPVAIYMMAMMGISLVTTIKAPETVDRDLLTEEDAK